In Amycolatopsis sp. EV170708-02-1, the following are encoded in one genomic region:
- a CDS encoding TNT domain-containing protein: protein MRYRVQAAERPDGLYAVWGDTVFAAQRSTEDGTLLLIAPPGEAAPEGFDRDWNGRPARVVLNGEAGATFSLQSYGRFDDEHFQIAPSTGGGDLTLRWAGEDAARAAELGLTDFSTTAAPTRLTALWQTRHDFVETPESRLQAGTGDQAALLRAIGRTLLRVLPPGWQRVGAQFRQVGDYSELEVRSVGDEGNGPVSVSVAAPPELGSLFARLRAAMHQPETGTWFQGTFTLDAESHFDFDFDADQEPTWRLAPNEGGKPSPRAYATELAIFPRDQKHVPAWLSAKAGLPLDVVFRHAQVVDAHNEGERPVVNRPPVPPDMMRGVLDYLFRSPVALTRPGPQPDIFTPNGPPDVPNAFHTDGVWIWPAAVPHYLRKYGVPPEPELIEHIRAAGFRPPLVGELVRATAEADIVGKPRPPQTAADLPDESARTRVERDGEPARDIRAVEVLDVLYQRLAEHGVAPTAYRIGANAVPEPGLWTLRRTESGWEVSRPPTDEPVAFAKLEEAARFFLGTLLLYPARAAAGASEEADNPADWPILPLRGEPPLNFFRRKRIVVLPAGTTVQRFGNETGNLVHAESARFIETSLAADRERERRLYRVLRPLRVVTGITAPWNGTPGGAVAYVLPRPIAQHLESGALSRI from the coding sequence GTGCGTTACCGGGTTCAAGCGGCGGAGCGGCCGGATGGCCTGTACGCCGTCTGGGGGGACACCGTCTTCGCGGCCCAGCGGTCGACCGAAGACGGCACGTTACTGCTCATCGCGCCGCCGGGGGAAGCGGCGCCCGAGGGCTTCGACCGCGACTGGAACGGCCGTCCGGCCAGGGTCGTGCTGAACGGCGAGGCGGGCGCGACCTTCAGCCTGCAGTCGTACGGCCGGTTCGACGACGAGCATTTCCAGATCGCGCCGAGCACCGGCGGCGGCGACCTGACGTTGCGCTGGGCGGGCGAGGACGCGGCCCGCGCGGCAGAGCTGGGCCTGACGGACTTCTCGACCACCGCCGCGCCGACACGGCTGACGGCCTTGTGGCAGACCAGGCACGACTTTGTCGAGACGCCGGAATCCCGGCTTCAGGCGGGTACGGGTGACCAGGCCGCGCTGCTGCGCGCCATCGGCCGGACCCTGCTGCGGGTGCTGCCGCCCGGCTGGCAGCGGGTCGGTGCCCAGTTCCGGCAGGTCGGCGACTACTCCGAACTCGAGGTCCGCTCGGTCGGCGACGAGGGCAACGGCCCGGTGTCGGTGTCGGTCGCGGCCCCGCCGGAGCTCGGCTCGCTGTTCGCGCGGCTGCGCGCGGCGATGCATCAGCCCGAGACCGGCACCTGGTTCCAGGGCACGTTCACGCTCGACGCGGAGTCGCACTTCGACTTCGACTTCGACGCCGATCAGGAGCCGACGTGGCGGCTAGCGCCGAACGAAGGCGGTAAGCCGTCTCCGCGCGCGTACGCGACCGAGCTCGCGATCTTCCCGCGCGACCAGAAGCACGTCCCGGCCTGGCTTTCGGCCAAGGCGGGGCTGCCGCTGGACGTCGTGTTCCGGCACGCGCAGGTCGTCGACGCCCACAACGAGGGCGAACGTCCGGTCGTCAACCGGCCGCCGGTGCCGCCGGACATGATGCGCGGCGTCCTGGACTACCTCTTCCGCTCGCCGGTGGCGTTGACCAGACCGGGTCCGCAGCCCGACATCTTCACCCCGAACGGCCCGCCGGACGTGCCGAACGCCTTCCACACCGACGGCGTCTGGATCTGGCCCGCCGCCGTCCCGCACTACCTGCGGAAATACGGGGTGCCGCCGGAGCCCGAGCTGATCGAGCACATCCGGGCCGCCGGTTTCCGGCCGCCGCTGGTCGGCGAGCTGGTGCGGGCGACCGCCGAGGCGGACATCGTCGGCAAGCCGCGGCCGCCGCAGACCGCCGCGGACCTGCCGGACGAGAGCGCCCGCACCCGGGTCGAACGCGACGGCGAGCCCGCCCGCGACATCCGGGCCGTCGAGGTGCTGGACGTCCTCTACCAGCGGCTGGCCGAGCACGGCGTGGCGCCGACGGCCTACCGGATCGGCGCGAACGCGGTCCCGGAGCCGGGGCTGTGGACCTTGCGCCGCACCGAAAGCGGCTGGGAAGTGTCCCGTCCGCCGACCGACGAGCCGGTGGCGTTCGCCAAACTCGAAGAGGCTGCGCGGTTCTTCCTCGGCACCCTGCTGCTGTATCCGGCACGGGCCGCGGCGGGCGCGAGCGAGGAGGCCGACAACCCGGCCGACTGGCCGATCCTGCCGCTGCGAGGCGAGCCGCCGCTGAACTTCTTCCGGCGCAAGCGGATCGTCGTCCTCCCGGCGGGCACCACGGTGCAGCGGTTCGGGAACGAGACCGGCAACCTCGTGCACGCCGAATCGGCGCGGTTCATCGAGACGTCGCTGGCCGCGGACCGCGAACGCGAGCGGCGGCTCTACCGCGTCCTGCGGCCGCTGCGCGTGGTCACCGGCATCACCGCGCCGTGGAACGGGACGCCGGGCGGGGCGGTGGCCTACGTGCTGCCGCGGCCGATCGCCCAGCATCTCGAATCCGGCGCGCTTTCCCGCATTTAG
- a CDS encoding YrhB domain-containing protein — translation MMNEEEAVSRVEEWLTDQGGEGTGALRVRREYVVRATDGWNVTYNTVGWLDGTDPGTGLFPSPVAFVPDDGGEIRLDLELMAVSAAGDDTEAFTRWTEVVDPEFDPAAVPGLPVPKAAILRWEQHTLFGEPTGAVRANPEHRPGPRFAGRPAPESPVETLLGYLRVEWITPEEFVHWMLDLDVLAPAKDGHLQVRDFGDAGVRFVVYTSEAQVPSEYTVWQRIQPRVLLRRGKDTPGLGLLVNPGRPETFNVYPETLRQVADLDLPAGTERPESVGRPAYFSGEYDTAAVANLRSLVDQARDNGYPLSSEELTRFTQASTLSFERSRAKYDGRPLPELPEDLFTNGLVTHYYDNGEPRPSAWTFGKFYDPTLPVGSFAYPRLLGAYVGFALGDALGSGADPADGLPLGGLTRQLLFHTESVIRGLDPTPDKPEIPASLPAGGRPDGWVAKATANAGPAPAEFSAMLATALAATVTGGVQGPADSTFYAMKVVRELVGSAAGHEVVHGAELLVNVFRAQLAARDGELAVANFLEGFDEYSGEVGELVKTVLDLRNDVGGDDVEQFDSIGDGRTPLSVLGRALFAAAKRGYDAEAALALAARGGSVTAALTGAMVGARLTVPGLPEAWLAAYSGLGVIDNLAGDAYYYFNRFGLPREPEERRRWDAKRYPRGDQ, via the coding sequence ATGATGAACGAAGAGGAAGCCGTCAGCCGCGTCGAGGAATGGCTGACGGACCAGGGCGGGGAGGGGACCGGCGCGTTGCGGGTCCGCCGCGAGTACGTCGTGCGCGCGACCGACGGCTGGAACGTCACCTACAACACCGTCGGCTGGCTCGACGGCACCGACCCCGGCACCGGGCTGTTCCCCAGCCCGGTCGCCTTCGTCCCGGACGACGGTGGCGAAATCCGCCTCGACCTGGAGCTGATGGCCGTTTCGGCGGCGGGCGACGACACTGAAGCGTTCACCCGGTGGACGGAAGTCGTCGATCCCGAGTTCGACCCGGCCGCCGTCCCCGGCTTGCCCGTGCCGAAGGCGGCGATCCTGCGCTGGGAGCAGCACACGCTCTTCGGCGAGCCGACCGGCGCGGTCCGCGCGAACCCGGAGCACCGGCCCGGGCCGCGTTTCGCCGGCCGCCCGGCGCCGGAAAGCCCCGTCGAGACGCTCCTCGGCTACCTCCGCGTCGAGTGGATCACGCCGGAGGAGTTCGTCCACTGGATGCTCGACCTCGACGTGCTGGCCCCGGCGAAGGACGGCCACCTGCAGGTCCGCGACTTCGGTGACGCGGGCGTGCGTTTCGTCGTCTACACCTCCGAGGCCCAGGTCCCGTCCGAGTACACGGTGTGGCAGCGGATCCAGCCCCGCGTGCTGTTGCGCCGGGGCAAGGACACCCCGGGCCTCGGCCTGCTGGTCAACCCCGGCCGCCCGGAGACGTTCAACGTCTACCCGGAGACGCTGCGGCAGGTCGCCGACCTCGACCTCCCGGCCGGGACCGAGCGCCCCGAGTCCGTCGGGCGTCCCGCCTACTTCAGCGGGGAGTACGACACCGCGGCCGTCGCGAACCTGCGGAGCCTCGTCGACCAGGCGCGGGACAACGGCTACCCCCTGAGCAGCGAAGAGCTCACTCGCTTCACGCAGGCCTCGACGCTGTCGTTCGAGCGCTCCCGGGCGAAGTACGACGGCCGTCCGCTGCCCGAACTGCCCGAAGACCTGTTCACCAACGGGCTGGTCACGCACTACTACGACAACGGCGAGCCGCGTCCGAGCGCCTGGACGTTCGGGAAGTTCTACGACCCGACGCTCCCCGTCGGCAGCTTCGCGTACCCGCGGCTTCTCGGCGCGTACGTCGGCTTCGCGCTCGGCGACGCACTCGGCTCGGGCGCCGATCCCGCCGACGGCCTGCCGCTCGGCGGCCTGACCCGGCAGCTGCTGTTCCACACCGAATCGGTGATCCGCGGCCTGGATCCCACGCCGGACAAACCCGAGATCCCGGCCTCGCTGCCCGCGGGCGGACGGCCGGACGGCTGGGTCGCCAAGGCCACCGCGAACGCCGGACCCGCGCCCGCCGAGTTCTCGGCGATGCTGGCGACCGCGCTCGCCGCGACGGTGACCGGTGGCGTGCAGGGTCCCGCCGACAGCACCTTCTACGCGATGAAGGTGGTCCGCGAACTGGTCGGTTCCGCCGCCGGGCACGAGGTCGTCCACGGCGCCGAACTGCTGGTGAACGTGTTCCGCGCCCAGCTCGCGGCCCGGGACGGCGAGCTGGCGGTCGCGAACTTCCTCGAAGGCTTCGACGAGTACAGCGGCGAGGTCGGCGAGCTGGTCAAAACCGTGCTCGACCTCCGGAACGACGTCGGCGGTGATGACGTCGAGCAGTTCGACAGCATCGGGGACGGCAGGACGCCGCTTTCGGTGCTCGGCCGGGCCCTGTTCGCCGCCGCCAAGCGCGGGTACGACGCCGAAGCAGCGCTGGCGCTGGCCGCCCGCGGCGGCTCGGTGACCGCGGCGCTCACTGGAGCCATGGTGGGCGCGAGGCTCACCGTGCCCGGTCTCCCGGAGGCCTGGCTCGCCGCGTACTCCGGACTCGGCGTCATCGACAATCTGGCGGGCGACGCCTATTACTACTTCAACCGCTTCGGCCTGCCCCGCGAGCCCGAAGAGCGGCGGCGCTGGGACGCGAAACGGTATCCACGAGGAGATCAGTAG
- a CDS encoding ADP-ribosylglycohydrolase family protein: MREWLQHPATRSRLRGSLLAGAIGDALGAKTEFDSIDRIREIAGPAGITDLIPAYGGVGRITDDTQMTLFTLEGLVRAHAAARREQGTFATTPVEQSLQLAYQRWLHTQGIPWERARGPKDTSAEPDGWLITNRELFSRRAPGLTCFGELEAYGRTGVRVGMDKPVNNSKGCGGIMRAAPVALWSDDLAEVFRLGAESAALTHGHPSGYLSSGAFAVIVRELLLGKPLLDAVATARAELEKYRGHEEQSVALDQALALAREGAPTPEKLETLGQGNIGETALSMSVYVALTTTDANTALLASVNHSGDSDSTGSICGNLVGAMYGEQALRTDWLEKLELAEVIGRLADDALAEFGGSAPGDDRWYARYPAH, from the coding sequence ATGCGCGAGTGGCTTCAACATCCGGCGACCAGGTCGCGGCTGCGCGGCAGCCTGCTCGCCGGGGCGATCGGCGACGCGCTCGGCGCGAAGACCGAGTTCGACTCGATCGACCGCATCCGCGAGATCGCCGGCCCCGCCGGGATCACCGACCTCATCCCCGCGTACGGCGGCGTCGGGCGGATCACCGACGACACCCAGATGACGCTCTTCACCCTCGAAGGCCTGGTCAGGGCCCATGCCGCCGCCCGCCGGGAGCAAGGGACCTTTGCTACCACCCCCGTAGAGCAGTCGCTCCAGCTGGCCTACCAGCGCTGGCTGCACACCCAGGGCATTCCGTGGGAGCGGGCACGCGGCCCGAAGGACACGAGCGCGGAACCGGACGGCTGGCTGATCACGAACCGCGAGCTGTTCAGCCGTCGCGCGCCCGGGCTCACCTGCTTCGGCGAGCTGGAGGCGTACGGCAGGACGGGCGTGCGCGTCGGCATGGACAAGCCGGTGAACAACTCGAAGGGCTGCGGCGGGATCATGCGCGCGGCACCGGTCGCGCTGTGGTCGGACGACCTCGCCGAGGTGTTCCGGCTCGGCGCCGAGAGCGCGGCGCTGACGCACGGTCACCCGAGCGGGTATCTCTCGTCGGGTGCCTTCGCGGTGATCGTGCGCGAGCTGCTGCTCGGGAAACCGCTGCTCGACGCCGTCGCGACCGCCCGTGCCGAGCTGGAGAAGTACCGGGGGCACGAGGAGCAGAGCGTCGCGCTGGACCAGGCACTCGCCCTGGCCCGCGAAGGTGCTCCGACGCCGGAGAAGCTCGAAACACTCGGCCAGGGGAACATCGGCGAAACCGCGCTTTCGATGTCGGTCTACGTCGCACTGACCACCACGGACGCGAACACCGCGCTGCTCGCGTCGGTGAACCACAGCGGCGACAGCGACTCGACGGGGTCGATCTGCGGAAACCTCGTCGGCGCGATGTACGGCGAGCAGGCCCTGCGGACGGACTGGCTCGAGAAGCTGGAACTGGCCGAGGTGATCGGACGGCTGGCGGACGACGCGCTCGCGGAGTTCGGCGGGAGCGCACCGGGTGACGACCGGTGGTACGCCCGCTATCCGGCCCACTAG
- a CDS encoding ADP-ribosylglycohydrolase family protein: MFSSTRNLPSREHGYWKVDIATLAGYESPPNLVINGGPATFEDVSGAELAETAQRFPRRGAGVDVNERCPEADPELETFAAETAAKMGLAEPVKPPLAAAERARRRGFELSAEECQKTILGQSWLARLKQPEPPRSRPNDLRANGLAPGYDNEGQIQPRLDTFGKYFDRDRSSSRYGWQRVTGAYVGFALGEALGAAVDRMRLDEIHNTYGPEGVSDLTVAFDLPGRVGPLTQRLLFYTEAVIRSPHREQPENRDAEKALGTVARNSLMRWLHTQGAPLDNADGWLVKVPELRVRRTPDDAELNAYHALATVSPTAMPMSGPDALVAALPAAMTAAGPGSAMSGGVRQAVRDLVAVTHPGEVDVEAATYLTWLFEPALTSEAFSYPVWNTSREIFSDQNPHQRGPVWADLKAMVAESVPFFGKHGLPDLRVPELIGDGKGTLSVLGRAFAALSGFENYPEQALLRAVNHSGRSAITGAIAGALLGARTGIPGLPQKWVEQLELRYLLENIATDAFWHFDRHSALHEVDGWSQRYPRW; the protein is encoded by the coding sequence GTGTTCAGCTCGACCAGGAACCTCCCGTCCCGCGAACACGGGTACTGGAAGGTCGACATCGCCACCCTGGCCGGGTACGAGAGTCCGCCGAACCTCGTGATCAACGGCGGTCCCGCGACGTTCGAGGACGTCAGCGGCGCCGAACTCGCCGAGACCGCGCAGCGGTTCCCCCGCCGGGGCGCGGGGGTCGACGTCAACGAACGCTGCCCGGAAGCGGATCCGGAACTGGAGACCTTCGCCGCCGAAACCGCCGCGAAGATGGGCCTGGCCGAGCCGGTGAAACCGCCACTGGCGGCGGCCGAGCGGGCACGCCGTCGTGGTTTCGAGCTGAGCGCCGAGGAATGCCAGAAGACCATCCTCGGCCAGTCTTGGCTGGCCCGGCTCAAGCAGCCGGAGCCGCCCCGCTCCCGTCCGAACGACCTTCGGGCGAACGGGCTGGCGCCGGGCTACGACAACGAAGGCCAGATCCAGCCGCGTCTGGACACCTTCGGCAAGTACTTCGACCGAGACCGCTCCAGCTCGCGCTACGGCTGGCAGCGCGTCACGGGCGCGTATGTGGGCTTCGCGCTCGGCGAGGCCCTCGGCGCGGCTGTCGACCGGATGCGGCTCGACGAGATCCACAACACCTACGGCCCCGAGGGCGTCTCGGACCTGACGGTCGCCTTCGACCTGCCCGGTCGCGTCGGGCCGCTCACCCAGCGGCTGCTGTTCTACACCGAGGCCGTGATCCGCAGCCCGCATCGCGAGCAGCCGGAGAACCGCGACGCCGAAAAGGCGCTCGGCACGGTCGCCCGCAACTCGCTGATGCGCTGGCTGCACACCCAGGGCGCGCCGCTGGACAACGCCGACGGCTGGCTCGTGAAGGTGCCGGAACTCCGCGTCCGCCGCACCCCCGACGACGCCGAGCTGAACGCCTACCACGCGCTGGCGACCGTCTCGCCGACGGCGATGCCGATGAGCGGACCGGACGCGCTGGTCGCGGCGCTGCCGGCGGCGATGACCGCGGCCGGGCCGGGGAGCGCGATGAGCGGCGGCGTCCGGCAGGCGGTGCGCGACCTCGTCGCGGTCACGCATCCGGGTGAGGTCGACGTCGAGGCGGCGACCTACCTGACCTGGCTGTTCGAACCGGCGCTGACCTCGGAGGCGTTCAGCTACCCGGTCTGGAACACCTCCCGCGAGATCTTCAGCGACCAGAACCCGCACCAGCGGGGCCCGGTCTGGGCGGATCTCAAGGCGATGGTCGCGGAATCGGTGCCGTTCTTCGGCAAACACGGCCTGCCCGATCTGCGGGTCCCGGAGCTGATCGGCGACGGCAAGGGCACGCTTTCCGTGCTGGGCCGCGCGTTCGCGGCGCTGTCCGGCTTCGAGAACTACCCGGAGCAGGCGCTGCTGCGGGCGGTCAACCACTCGGGCCGCAGCGCGATCACCGGCGCCATCGCCGGCGCGCTGCTCGGCGCCCGCACCGGTATCCCGGGGCTGCCGCAGAAGTGGGTCGAGCAACTGGAACTGCGGTACCTGCTGGAGAACATCGCCACGGACGCGTTCTGGCACTTCGACCGCCACTCGGCGCTGCACGAGGTCGACGGCTGGTCCCAGCGGTATCCCCGCTGGTGA